In one bacterium genomic region, the following are encoded:
- a CDS encoding DUF438 domain-containing protein: MSKDFNMFRLTPATKVGDLIEAFPFLIEELGNFNPHYMALRDPHMRQMMASQATLEIAAMRGGVRLEELIRFIAGTIQAKTGRVVLSDLPAEQGVSPERLDAFRRIMAKLHDGGNVGEAEREFAALVRESSPGEIAEMEQHLIREGVPVSDIKRMCDVHLQVVNPSLKKTPLDVPAGHPVHTFVSENRLLELTATHLRAILLAAEGKPTRDKHPEAWKELGTYLEKLSEIDKHYLRKEHQLFSYLERYGFTGPSTVMWATHDDIRAYLKSVREAYSNQDSDFIAANLPPLLQAVSSMIQKEESILLPTALKLLKEEDWIAIKRSEHEIGYMQAFIPGTEWQHAHVGKIGGAKAAESGLLEMNVGALTLEQVNLILTHLPVELSYVDEHDTVRYYSNQQHKIFARTPDAIGRKVQNCHPPKSVHLVNQILAEFRSGKRNVAEFWIPLGEMFVHIRYFAIRDANGAYRGSLEVVQDVAKIRTLDGQRRLLEEEAN; encoded by the coding sequence ATGTCTAAAGATTTCAATATGTTTCGATTGACTCCCGCAACCAAAGTTGGTGATTTGATAGAGGCTTTTCCATTCCTGATTGAAGAACTGGGGAACTTCAATCCGCATTATATGGCCTTGCGCGACCCGCACATGCGGCAGATGATGGCCAGTCAGGCGACGCTTGAGATTGCCGCGATGCGCGGAGGTGTCAGACTTGAAGAATTGATAAGATTCATCGCCGGAACGATTCAGGCGAAGACGGGGCGGGTGGTGTTAAGTGATTTGCCGGCGGAACAAGGTGTCAGTCCCGAACGCCTGGATGCGTTTCGCAGAATCATGGCAAAGCTGCATGACGGGGGCAATGTTGGAGAGGCGGAGCGTGAGTTTGCGGCATTAGTTCGGGAATCATCCCCGGGCGAGATTGCCGAAATGGAGCAGCATTTGATTCGCGAGGGAGTTCCGGTGTCTGATATCAAGCGGATGTGCGACGTGCATTTGCAAGTTGTGAATCCGTCGCTGAAGAAGACACCGCTGGATGTTCCGGCGGGACATCCGGTGCATACGTTCGTCTCGGAAAACCGGCTGCTGGAGCTTACAGCCACTCACCTGCGGGCAATTCTATTGGCTGCTGAAGGGAAACCTACGCGCGATAAGCACCCTGAGGCGTGGAAGGAACTCGGCACGTATCTGGAGAAGCTCTCTGAGATCGACAAACACTATCTGCGCAAAGAGCATCAGCTGTTTTCGTATCTCGAACGCTACGGATTCACAGGACCTTCCACAGTAATGTGGGCGACGCATGACGACATTCGAGCGTACTTGAAATCCGTGCGCGAAGCCTACTCCAATCAGGATAGTGATTTCATTGCGGCGAATCTGCCGCCGCTGTTGCAAGCGGTATCGAGCATGATTCAGAAGGAGGAGTCCATTCTGCTGCCGACCGCGCTGAAGCTGCTAAAGGAAGAGGATTGGATTGCCATCAAACGCAGCGAGCACGAAATCGGCTATATGCAGGCGTTTATTCCCGGCACGGAGTGGCAACATGCGCATGTGGGGAAAATCGGCGGAGCCAAAGCCGCGGAGAGCGGATTGCTGGAGATGAACGTGGGCGCGCTGACGTTGGAACAGGTGAATCTGATTCTGACACACCTGCCGGTTGAACTCTCGTATGTGGATGAGCACGACACGGTGCGCTACTACTCCAATCAGCAGCACAAGATTTTTGCACGGACACCGGATGCCATCGGACGCAAGGTGCAGAATTGTCACCCGCCGAAGAGCGTGCACTTAGTGAATCAGATCCTCGCGGAGTTCAGAAGCGGCAAGCGCAACGTGGCGGAATTCTGGATTCCGCTCGGCGAGATGTTCGTGCATATCCGCTATTTTGCAATTCGGGATGCCAACGGGGCGTATCGAGGATCGCTGGAAGTGGTGCAGGATGTGGCGAAGATCCGCACACTGGACGGACAGAGGAGACTGCTGGAGGAAGAGGCAAACTGA
- a CDS encoding MarR family transcriptional regulator, with amino-acid sequence MGTKHQGSASEVRALDAYIKLMRAADSVTARVTRALSAHNLTISQFGILEALMHLGELHQNELGQKLLKSSGNITLVVDNLEKRGLITRERSTDDRRFVWVRLTKDGEAYIQKVFPEIVKVITHSMVVLSPFEQEKMAEYLKQVGLSAAQE; translated from the coding sequence ATGGGAACCAAACATCAGGGCAGCGCGTCAGAAGTGAGAGCGCTGGACGCATACATTAAGCTCATGCGGGCAGCCGACTCGGTGACCGCGCGGGTTACTCGGGCGCTGTCGGCGCACAACCTGACAATCAGCCAGTTCGGGATCCTTGAGGCCCTGATGCACTTGGGAGAGCTGCACCAGAACGAACTTGGGCAGAAGCTCCTGAAGAGCAGCGGGAATATTACGCTGGTAGTGGACAATCTGGAGAAGCGCGGGCTGATTACCCGTGAGCGGAGCACCGATGACCGCCGCTTCGTCTGGGTGAGGTTGACCAAAGACGGCGAAGCCTACATTCAGAAGGTGTTTCCCGAGATTGTCAAGGTCATCACCCATTCGATGGTTGTCCTGTCACCTTTCGAGCAAGAGAAGATGGCCGAGTATCTGAAACAGGTCGGGCTGTCCGCCGCACAAGAATAG
- a CDS encoding sigma-54 dependent transcriptional regulator, producing MQATLLVVDDDRDIREIIRQVAEIKDYEVIEAEDAVVGLEKMRTMAPDLSILDVGLPGGIDGVELCQQIHEISPQHPVLIISGQATPEKAVEALKHGAFDYLGKPLNLEKLMLLVDRALSNVATAREIERVSDERKAVYGFDRLVGNCKQMQHVIDTARKVAAVPSATVLLTGESGTGKELVAHAVHLASPNADKPFVEVNCAAMPEQLLEAELFGYEKGAFTDAKQRKRGLFEVASGGTFFLDEIGEMPLNLQVKLLKVIEERTFRRVGGTQPLQMKFRLIAATNANLMEQIESGKFRRDLYYRLAVFSIHLPPLRERGYDTVEIAKHFIERFNREFGKSIKGISPDAERLLMSYNWPGNIRELRNAVERAVLIGAGPYIEAADLAVLPMQETPTPSKATVPERDIDAMLDHRDSFSIDVPTGGVNLEEVEKQLIRIAMRHCRNNASAAARFLRMTRETLRYRLKKYGIREEIEA from the coding sequence ATGCAAGCTACATTACTGGTTGTGGATGACGACCGCGATATCCGCGAAATCATCCGCCAAGTCGCCGAAATCAAGGATTATGAAGTCATCGAAGCGGAAGACGCTGTCGTGGGTCTGGAAAAGATGCGTACGATGGCGCCCGATTTGTCTATTCTCGACGTCGGTTTGCCGGGCGGAATCGACGGCGTTGAACTCTGTCAACAGATTCACGAAATATCACCGCAGCATCCGGTTCTGATTATCAGCGGGCAGGCTACTCCCGAAAAAGCTGTCGAGGCATTGAAACACGGTGCTTTCGACTACCTCGGCAAGCCGCTCAATCTCGAAAAGCTCATGCTGCTGGTGGACCGCGCGCTCTCCAACGTCGCCACCGCGCGTGAAATCGAGCGCGTTTCCGATGAACGCAAAGCTGTTTACGGCTTTGACCGCCTGGTCGGCAACTGCAAGCAGATGCAGCACGTGATTGATACAGCGCGCAAAGTGGCCGCCGTGCCTTCTGCCACCGTGCTGCTGACGGGTGAATCAGGAACGGGCAAAGAGCTTGTCGCACACGCCGTGCATCTGGCGTCGCCCAATGCCGATAAACCCTTCGTCGAAGTCAACTGCGCCGCGATGCCTGAGCAACTGCTCGAAGCGGAACTTTTCGGCTACGAAAAAGGTGCCTTCACCGACGCCAAGCAGCGCAAACGCGGTTTGTTCGAAGTGGCCTCCGGTGGAACGTTCTTCCTCGACGAAATCGGCGAAATGCCGCTCAATCTGCAGGTGAAACTCCTGAAAGTCATCGAAGAACGCACCTTCCGCAGAGTCGGCGGCACGCAGCCGCTGCAGATGAAATTCCGCCTGATTGCCGCGACCAACGCGAATCTCATGGAACAGATTGAATCCGGAAAATTCCGGCGCGATTTATATTATCGTCTCGCCGTGTTCTCGATTCACCTGCCGCCGTTGCGTGAACGCGGCTACGACACGGTGGAAATCGCCAAGCATTTCATCGAACGCTTCAACCGCGAATTCGGCAAGAGCATCAAAGGCATCTCTCCCGATGCGGAGCGGCTACTCATGAGCTACAACTGGCCCGGAAATATCCGCGAATTGCGCAACGCCGTCGAGCGCGCCGTGTTGATTGGCGCGGGACCCTACATCGAGGCCGCCGACCTCGCCGTGCTGCCGATGCAGGAGACGCCGACTCCCAGCAAGGCCACTGTGCCCGAACGCGACATTGACGCCATGCTCGACCATCGGGACAGCTTCTCGATTGATGTGCCGACGGGCGGGGTCAATCTTGAGGAAGTCGAAAAACAGCTAATCCGCATCGCCATGCGTCATTGCCGCAACAACGCAAGCGCCGCCGCGCGCTTCCTGCGCATGACCCGCGAAACACTTCGCTACCGCCTGAAAAAATACGGCATCCGCGAAGAGATCGAAGCGTAG
- a CDS encoding TetR/AcrR family transcriptional regulator — MAKPQAPRSAKGPGTRKFNPQMSPDPTTAKGKIFVEATRLFSELGYKKASTRAIASAAGVRQVMINYYYGSKEELYEAVLKHEGTAMLGVIFGPEPDQMTLEDVLIGSPLRVMNVLHDNPQWASLLRREIADGGENLRRVLREVSEHGPLNAGHKFTSIYRDAVAAGKAIDLPPDAVRELLLIIGYSVIYLAPLISMIDERDIQDASVWKEWTTTVGTILRRGLLINPTNSKGK; from the coding sequence ATGGCCAAGCCACAGGCCCCGCGCTCTGCAAAAGGACCGGGAACTCGGAAGTTCAATCCGCAAATGTCGCCGGATCCAACGACAGCAAAAGGGAAGATCTTCGTTGAAGCCACGCGGTTGTTCTCAGAGCTGGGCTACAAGAAGGCAAGTACGAGAGCAATCGCCAGCGCCGCCGGAGTCCGGCAGGTGATGATCAATTACTACTACGGAAGCAAGGAAGAGCTTTACGAAGCGGTGTTGAAACATGAAGGCACCGCAATGCTGGGGGTCATCTTCGGCCCGGAGCCGGATCAGATGACGCTGGAAGACGTGCTCATCGGTTCGCCATTGCGCGTCATGAACGTCCTGCATGACAACCCGCAATGGGCGTCGCTCTTACGCAGGGAAATCGCGGATGGCGGGGAAAATCTGAGGCGCGTACTGCGCGAAGTGTCCGAGCACGGGCCGCTCAATGCCGGGCATAAGTTCACGTCTATTTATCGCGACGCCGTTGCTGCAGGCAAAGCCATCGATTTGCCGCCGGATGCTGTGCGGGAGTTATTGCTGATTATCGGTTACAGTGTAATTTACCTCGCGCCGCTGATTTCGATGATTGACGAGCGGGATATTCAAGATGCTTCGGTATGGAAGGAATGGACCACTACCGTCGGCACAATTCTGAGACGCGGACTGCTGATTAACCCGACCAATTCAAAAGGCAAGTGA
- a CDS encoding alpha-hydroxy-acid oxidizing protein codes for MDSVLRVTDFAAQAKAKLPHMAWEYLESAAGDELTLKWNVDAFNRVELLPRVLRDVSHIETDVPLFGDTLPHPILLAPIAYHKLFHPEGECETVRGAALSSSVYCISTMTNTTIEEIAQAAPDAKLWYQLYVQRDRGFTRELIERVQQAGVQALVITVDTPVLGLRIRETRAKFQLPDGLDRAMLRDLPPELLVKGHGTDLQGIYYPLVNPALSWADVEWMASVARVPVILKGILHPEDAELAASSGAAGIIVSNHGARNLDTAPAAFEALPAIVERVAGRLPVILDGGIRRGTDIFKAMASGAAAVMLGRPYIWALAAHGAAGIRRCLDLLLTELKVTLALCGQPKLAELEAGLLKEAGK; via the coding sequence ATGGATTCTGTCTTACGCGTCACCGACTTCGCGGCGCAGGCCAAAGCAAAACTTCCCCACATGGCGTGGGAATATCTCGAAAGTGCGGCAGGTGACGAACTCACATTAAAATGGAACGTCGATGCGTTTAATCGTGTCGAACTCCTGCCGCGCGTGCTGCGCGATGTCTCGCATATCGAGACTGATGTCCCGCTCTTCGGCGACACTCTCCCCCACCCGATTCTCCTTGCCCCGATTGCCTATCACAAGCTGTTTCATCCGGAAGGTGAATGCGAAACCGTGCGCGGTGCGGCGCTTTCATCGAGCGTCTACTGCATCAGCACGATGACCAACACGACGATCGAAGAGATCGCTCAAGCTGCCCCCGACGCAAAACTCTGGTATCAACTTTACGTGCAGCGCGACCGCGGCTTCACCCGCGAACTGATCGAGCGCGTCCAGCAGGCCGGAGTGCAAGCGCTGGTCATCACTGTGGACACTCCGGTGCTTGGTCTGCGTATCCGCGAAACGCGGGCAAAGTTCCAACTTCCCGACGGACTTGACCGCGCGATGCTGCGCGACCTGCCGCCCGAACTGCTGGTCAAAGGTCACGGCACCGATCTGCAGGGAATCTACTACCCGCTGGTCAATCCGGCCCTGTCGTGGGCGGACGTTGAGTGGATGGCCTCTGTCGCACGTGTTCCGGTGATATTGAAGGGCATCCTCCATCCTGAGGATGCGGAGCTTGCCGCAAGTTCCGGCGCAGCTGGAATCATCGTCAGTAATCACGGCGCGCGCAATCTGGATACAGCTCCGGCGGCTTTTGAAGCCCTGCCCGCAATTGTTGAGCGAGTGGCCGGACGACTTCCGGTGATTTTGGATGGCGGGATCCGGCGCGGAACGGATATTTTCAAGGCTATGGCAAGCGGCGCGGCGGCTGTCATGCTGGGCCGTCCCTATATCTGGGCTTTAGCGGCGCATGGCGCCGCCGGAATTCGGCGTTGCCTTGACCTGCTGCTGACCGAGCTGAAAGTCACCCTGGCTTTGTGCGGGCAGCCCAAACTGGCCGAGCTTGAGGCTGGCCTCCTCAAAGAGGCAGGAAAATAG
- a CDS encoding proprotein convertase P-domain-containing protein, translating to MKKILISCLVLTALCCSMVYAAAKEVKNVDVVNVLNYDAQNASELKLQIQVIEAQLAENSIRGIESPDLKARLAELYAQVEPADRTGSRTLDQGGESCANAFVIASAPFSDTGTYGLTDDCVGRPYFDVFYTYTTVYAGNHVFDMCGSDGDSYFKIWTAGTCCSGTSTTGDDECGGADPQRTINFAAGVVLFIECGNYYSSMTDVNYIFNLQAPAPPAPYRCCYGDPCNRSCADMYEADCVALGGTWTSGVNCATSPCPTPLPGDLCCNALPVPGLPFTATGNTCGYQNNYDAVCPFTGGTAKDVVYTYTPTVDQQVTFSLCLSGYDTKIYIYDGAPVPGGEIACNDDANPCPGSTGSFRSLLECVQLYAGHSYCIVVDGYGAACGDYVLTMDACQVCDVVCPPNGTPEGEPICEDGSIDTYNAGCNDPVAFSALPLPCGVEFCGTSGTFLYNGSNYRDTDWFVFTVTDDLDSNVFCLTAEFNAYFFLFPMASCADISGGVVAPIIVMPAAPCVPTCYTNCLPAGDYIAVVLPQGFTGVPCGAEYVLTRTCTPCSEPFVCRCDIHPNTHCEYAVDNTTYPINNLIPTTYVTINVPIEYQITDLNVCLDIVHTWDSDLNITLTSPMGTVIDLSLGNGGSGDNFTCTTFDDEAATPIGFGAAPFSGSFQPDSPLSAVDGENAVGAWVLAVTDLWGGDDGWLNWVCLTFEYDIILPVNFGSFDAVAGDRQVTLNWNTLSENNVHHFDVIRDGSKVAEVAATNSATGSDYRYVDGNLTNGTIYSYSLVSVDVNGARQELASVEATPNAGAAVITEYALHQNYPNPFNPTTNIAFDLVDAGLVKISVYNVMGQKVAELVNGSFEAGRHVVSFDATGLSSGLYLYKMEANGFTAQAKMVLMK from the coding sequence ATGAAAAAGATCCTGATTTCTTGTCTTGTTTTGACAGCACTTTGTTGTAGCATGGTCTACGCTGCGGCGAAGGAAGTCAAGAACGTGGACGTTGTGAACGTCCTGAACTATGATGCGCAGAACGCATCAGAGCTGAAGTTGCAGATCCAAGTGATTGAAGCCCAGTTGGCGGAGAATTCGATCCGCGGCATTGAATCTCCGGATCTGAAGGCTCGCCTGGCAGAGCTGTATGCACAGGTTGAGCCTGCCGACCGCACGGGCAGCCGCACTCTGGATCAGGGTGGCGAAAGCTGCGCCAATGCCTTTGTGATTGCAAGTGCACCGTTTTCTGACACTGGCACCTACGGTTTGACCGATGACTGCGTCGGCAGACCGTATTTTGATGTGTTCTACACGTATACAACGGTATATGCCGGGAATCACGTCTTTGACATGTGCGGCTCCGATGGAGACTCATACTTCAAGATCTGGACTGCGGGAACATGCTGCAGTGGCACGTCTACGACTGGCGACGACGAATGCGGTGGCGCAGACCCACAGCGCACGATTAATTTTGCAGCAGGCGTTGTCCTGTTCATCGAGTGCGGCAACTACTACTCCTCGATGACCGATGTCAACTACATTTTCAATCTGCAAGCACCCGCGCCTCCGGCTCCGTACAGATGCTGCTACGGAGATCCGTGCAATCGATCCTGCGCAGATATGTATGAGGCTGACTGTGTGGCACTCGGCGGCACTTGGACGTCCGGCGTGAATTGCGCGACCAGCCCGTGCCCGACGCCGCTGCCCGGCGATCTGTGCTGCAACGCTCTGCCGGTTCCCGGTTTGCCGTTCACGGCTACGGGCAACACGTGCGGCTATCAGAACAACTATGACGCAGTATGCCCCTTCACGGGCGGAACGGCCAAGGATGTGGTCTACACGTATACTCCGACCGTAGATCAGCAAGTGACGTTCAGCCTGTGTCTGTCCGGCTACGACACGAAGATTTATATCTATGACGGCGCACCGGTACCGGGCGGAGAGATTGCCTGTAACGACGACGCCAACCCGTGCCCCGGCTCCACCGGCAGCTTCCGTTCGCTGTTGGAGTGCGTGCAGCTCTATGCCGGTCACAGCTACTGCATCGTGGTGGACGGCTACGGCGCCGCTTGCGGCGACTATGTGCTGACGATGGACGCCTGCCAAGTTTGTGACGTGGTCTGCCCGCCGAACGGCACGCCCGAAGGCGAGCCGATTTGTGAAGACGGAAGCATTGATACGTACAATGCGGGCTGCAACGATCCAGTGGCGTTCAGCGCACTGCCGCTACCCTGCGGTGTGGAGTTCTGCGGCACGAGCGGCACGTTCCTGTATAACGGTTCGAACTACCGCGACACCGATTGGTTCGTGTTCACGGTCACGGATGATCTGGACAGCAACGTGTTCTGCCTGACCGCAGAGTTTAACGCGTATTTCTTCCTGTTCCCGATGGCTTCGTGTGCGGACATTAGCGGCGGCGTGGTTGCGCCGATCATCGTGATGCCTGCGGCACCGTGTGTGCCGACCTGCTATACGAACTGCCTGCCTGCCGGTGACTACATTGCGGTGGTCTTACCGCAGGGCTTCACGGGCGTTCCGTGCGGAGCAGAGTATGTGCTGACACGTACGTGCACTCCGTGCAGCGAGCCGTTTGTGTGCCGTTGCGACATTCATCCGAATACGCATTGCGAATATGCCGTGGACAACACCACCTATCCGATCAACAATCTGATTCCGACGACTTACGTAACGATCAACGTTCCGATCGAATATCAGATTACGGACTTGAACGTGTGTCTGGATATCGTTCACACGTGGGACAGCGATCTTAATATCACGTTGACGTCGCCGATGGGCACGGTCATTGACCTGTCTTTGGGCAATGGCGGCAGCGGTGATAACTTCACCTGCACGACGTTTGACGACGAAGCGGCCACTCCGATTGGTTTTGGCGCGGCTCCGTTTAGCGGCAGCTTCCAGCCGGATTCCCCTCTGTCGGCGGTGGACGGTGAGAATGCCGTCGGCGCGTGGGTGCTGGCCGTGACCGACCTGTGGGGTGGTGACGATGGCTGGTTGAACTGGGTCTGCCTGACCTTTGAGTATGACATCATTCTGCCGGTGAACTTTGGCAGCTTTGACGCGGTTGCTGGTGACCGTCAGGTGACGTTGAACTGGAACACGCTTTCGGAGAACAACGTTCATCACTTCGACGTGATTCGTGACGGTTCGAAGGTCGCGGAAGTAGCGGCGACGAACAGCGCGACGGGGTCGGACTATCGTTACGTGGACGGGAACTTGACGAACGGGACGATTTACAGCTACAGTCTGGTATCTGTGGATGTGAACGGTGCTCGTCAGGAGCTTGCGAGCGTGGAAGCGACTCCGAACGCGGGTGCTGCAGTGATCACGGAATATGCGTTGCATCAGAACTATCCGAACCCGTTCAACCCGACGACGAACATTGCGTTCGACCTGGTGGATGCGGGCTTGGTGAAGATCAGCGTGTACAACGTGATGGGCCAGAAGGTTGCGGAGCTTGTGAACGGATCGTTCGAAGCTGGCCGTCACGTGGTGTCGTTTGACGCGACGGGTCTGTCGAGCGGTTTGTATCTGTACAAGATGGAAGCGAACGGCTTCACGGCGCAGGCGAAGATGGTTCTGATGAAGTAA
- a CDS encoding T9SS type A sorting domain-containing protein, with translation MTSRLRLCFLLCALLFPAIAWPQAAKLPMFFNSNSASTSAAGTIKGYIGQPIIAASTNATRGTIRSGYIVTRAQFLSRPLSTPNRPAELVHEFALQQNHPNPFNPSTVIPFSLDHAGDATLALFNVLGQNVRSFDFPAAQPGSYSITWDGRTQHGATLPSGQYFARLSQDARVQVRKITLLK, from the coding sequence TTGACCTCAAGACTTCGACTCTGTTTCCTGCTGTGCGCATTGCTGTTCCCGGCCATCGCTTGGCCGCAGGCGGCGAAGTTGCCGATGTTCTTCAATTCGAACAGCGCGTCCACCAGTGCCGCCGGAACCATCAAAGGCTACATCGGTCAGCCTATCATTGCAGCTTCCACGAACGCCACGCGCGGCACGATTCGCTCGGGCTACATTGTGACACGCGCGCAGTTCCTGTCACGTCCGCTGTCGACGCCGAACCGTCCCGCTGAGTTGGTCCACGAGTTCGCGCTGCAGCAGAATCACCCGAATCCGTTCAATCCGTCCACCGTGATTCCGTTTTCGCTGGATCACGCGGGGGACGCTACGCTTGCGCTCTTTAACGTGCTCGGTCAGAACGTGCGCAGCTTCGATTTCCCTGCGGCGCAGCCCGGTTCCTATTCCATCACGTGGGACGGCCGCACGCAGCACGGTGCCACGCTGCCCAGCGGACAGTATTTCGCGCGGCTGTCGCAGGATGCCCGCGTGCAGGTTCGCAAAATAACTCTTCTTAAGTAA
- the dmeF gene encoding CDF family Co(II)/Ni(II) efflux transporter DmeF produces MYSHSHTFGQDIPRAGERRTLIVVFITFTMMIVEIAAGLLYGSMALLADGLHMASHTVALTLSWAAYVLARKYAGDPRFSFGTGKVNSLAAFASALLLAVFSLMMAWESINRFLHPVAIQFNQAILVAVVGLIVNGASVFILGVQHTHDHDHAHEHDSDHVHVHAEDHNLRAAYFHVMADALTSILAISALLSAKFYGLTWMDPMMGIVGAILVGRWSWGLLRDSGKVLLDRQAPESVITAVHQSIETQTEARIADLHIWAIAPGLYACELWITTSQDASPNHYKSLLPKHVGIVHATVEVHKV; encoded by the coding sequence ATGTATTCACACTCTCATACTTTCGGTCAGGACATTCCCCGCGCGGGAGAACGGCGCACGTTGATCGTCGTGTTCATCACGTTCACGATGATGATCGTGGAGATCGCCGCCGGCCTGCTCTACGGCTCAATGGCGCTGTTGGCCGACGGGCTGCACATGGCGTCGCACACCGTCGCATTGACTTTAAGTTGGGCCGCTTATGTGCTCGCGCGCAAATATGCCGGAGACCCGCGCTTCAGCTTCGGAACCGGCAAAGTCAACTCGCTTGCCGCCTTCGCCAGTGCACTGTTGCTGGCCGTCTTTTCACTGATGATGGCATGGGAGAGCATCAATCGCTTCCTGCATCCGGTTGCCATTCAATTCAATCAGGCGATTCTTGTGGCCGTTGTGGGCCTAATCGTCAACGGCGCCAGCGTGTTTATTCTTGGTGTACAGCACACTCACGACCACGATCATGCTCATGAGCACGACTCGGATCATGTGCACGTTCACGCTGAAGACCACAATCTGCGAGCCGCCTACTTTCACGTGATGGCCGACGCGCTGACTTCGATACTGGCCATCTCCGCCCTGCTCTCCGCGAAGTTCTACGGCTTGACTTGGATGGATCCCATGATGGGAATCGTGGGAGCTATTCTCGTGGGCCGCTGGTCATGGGGACTCCTGCGCGATTCAGGGAAAGTGCTGCTCGATCGGCAGGCGCCCGAATCGGTCATTACCGCTGTGCATCAGTCCATCGAAACTCAAACCGAAGCCCGCATCGCCGACTTGCATATCTGGGCCATCGCACCCGGTCTCTATGCCTGCGAACTCTGGATCACGACCTCCCAGGACGCCTCTCCCAATCACTACAAGTCGCTACTCCCGAAGCACGTCGGCATCGTGCACGCTACTGTAGAGGTGCACAAAGTGTAG
- a CDS encoding YceI family protein, whose translation MKLIRLLLLTVFVAGSSALAADWNLDKSHSSVNFSVKHLVVATVRGQFTDFDGSASFDPKDLSTLKTNFTVQIASVNTDNEKRDGHLKTGDFFDAENHPTMTFVSKKAEQIAPGKAKLTGDLTIRGVTKEVTFDVEGFNEEIKTPWGMYAVGGTATTTINRFDFGVSWDNKIDSGGLVAGENVKITLDLEFNRPEA comes from the coding sequence ATGAAACTGATTCGATTGCTGCTCTTGACCGTTTTTGTCGCCGGTTCTTCGGCCCTTGCCGCAGACTGGAACCTTGACAAGTCCCACTCGTCCGTCAATTTCTCCGTGAAGCATCTGGTTGTCGCCACAGTGCGCGGTCAATTTACGGACTTTGACGGCTCCGCGAGTTTCGACCCCAAGGATCTGTCAACACTTAAGACGAATTTCACCGTGCAGATCGCATCCGTTAATACGGATAACGAAAAGCGCGATGGTCACTTGAAGACCGGGGACTTCTTTGACGCCGAAAATCATCCGACCATGACCTTCGTCTCGAAGAAGGCCGAGCAAATCGCGCCGGGCAAGGCCAAGCTGACGGGCGACCTGACGATTCGCGGCGTCACCAAGGAAGTGACGTTTGATGTTGAAGGATTCAATGAAGAAATCAAGACGCCGTGGGGCATGTATGCCGTCGGCGGCACGGCCACAACGACCATCAACCGTTTTGACTTCGGCGTCAGCTGGGATAACAAGATTGACTCCGGTGGATTGGTGGCCGGTGAGAATGTCAAGATAACGCTGGATCTCGAATTCAACCGCCCGGAAGCCTAA